CAGCACCAGGTGAATCGCGACGACCAGGATGATGAAGACCAGCACGATGCCCTGGACCAGCGCGTAGTCCCGGTTCCCGATCGCCTGGATCGCGAGCCGGCCGAGCCCCGGCCAGGCGAAGATGGTCTCGATGATCACGGACCCCGAGAGGAGGAAGACGAA
This portion of the Candidatus Rokuibacteriota bacterium genome encodes:
- a CDS encoding ABC transporter permease subunit, giving the protein FVFLLSGSVIIETIFAWPGLGRLAIQAIGNRDYALVQGIVLVFIILVVAIHLVLDLLFAWIDPRVRYD